The proteins below come from a single Alligator mississippiensis isolate rAllMis1 chromosome 2, rAllMis1, whole genome shotgun sequence genomic window:
- the NR1H3 gene encoding oxysterols receptor LXR-alpha, whose translation MGPTQLATQDHGKRVASVFEMEEGFSLFSSSENPSEHTENPPLKRKKGPAPKMLGNEVCSVCGDKASGFHYNVLSCEGCKGFFRRSVIKGAQYICKNGGKCEMDMYMRRKCQECRLRKCQEAGMREQCVLSEEQIRLKKLKKQEDDQARTVVTRPNPPQTPSTSHKLTPEQLNMIDKLVAAQQQCNRRSFTDRLKVTPWPQVPDPNNREARQQRFAHFTELAIISVQEIVDFAKQLPGFLELTREDQIALLKTSTIEVMLLETSRRYNPEIESITFLKDLSYNRDDFAKAGLQFEFINPIFEFSKGMNDLQLNDAEYALLIAINIFSADRPNVQDQALVERLQHTYVEALHSYICINRPNDHLMFPRMLMKLVSLRTLSSVHSEQVFALRLQDKKLPPLLSEIWDVHE comes from the exons ATGGGTCCCACGCAGCTCGCCACACAGGATCATGGGAAGAGGGTGGCAAGTGTATTTGAGATGGAGGAAGGGTTTTCACTTTTCTCTAGTTCAGAGAACCCATCAGAGCATACAG AAAATCCACCCCTGAAGCGAAAGAAAGGCCCAGCCCCCAAGATGCTGGGAAATGAagtgtgcagtgtgtgtggggaCAAGGCCTCTGGCTTTCACTACAACGTGCTGAGCTGCGAGGGCTGTAAGGGCTTTTTCCGCCGCAGTGTCATCAAGGGTGCCCAGTACATCTGCAAGAATGGTGGCAAGTGCGAGATGGACATGTACATGCGCCGCAAGTGCCAGGAGTGCCGTCTACGGAAGTGCCAGGAAGCAGGAATGCGGGAGCAGT gtGTTCTGTCTGAAGAGCAGATCCGGCTGAAGAAGCTTAAGAAACAGGAAGATGATCAGGCACGGACTGTTGTTACACGCCCAAACCCCCCGCAGACCCCAAGTACCTCACACAAACTGACCCCCGAGCAGTTAAACATGATAGACAAgcttgtggcagcacagcagcagtgtaACCGGCGCTCCTTCACAGACAGACTCAAAGTGACG CCGTGGCCACAAGTTCCAGACCCTAATAACCGTGAGGCAAGGCAGCAACGTTTTGCTCACTTCACAGAGCTTGCAATCATCTCTGTGCAAGAGATTGTGGACTTTGCCAAGCAGCTGCCTGGTTTCCTGGAACTCACCAGGGAAGATCAGATTGCTCTGCTGAAGACATCCACCATAGAG GTGATGCTGCTGGAGACCTCTCGGCGCTACAATCCAGAGATCGAAAGCATCACCTTTCTTAAAGACCTGAGTTATAATCGGGATGATTTCGCCAAAGCAG gatTGCAGTTCGAGTTCATTAACCCCATTTTTGAGTTTTCAAAGGGAATGAATGATCTACAGCTCAACGATGCTGAATATGCACTTTTAATTGCCATCAACATTTTCTCTGCAG ACCGACCGAATGTGCAGGACCAGGCCttggtggagaggctgcagcatACCTATGTAGAGGCCCTTCATTCTTACATTTGTATCAACAGACCAAAT GACCACCTGATGTTCCCGCGGATGTTAATGAAGTTGGTCAGTCTTCGGACTTTAAGCAGCGTCCACTCTGAGCAGGTGTTTGCCCTTCGATTGCAGGACAAAAAGCTCCCTCCTTTGCTCTCTGAAATCTGGGATGTGCATGAATGA